The following DNA comes from Nicotiana sylvestris chromosome 10, ASM39365v2, whole genome shotgun sequence.
gtgtgggttatgtacgggcgtTGGATGGGTCCATGAACCATGATGTAATTCTAATACTCACTTTTCTAAAAGTGTACTTGTATGtaatcttggaaacttaactacggattaatgttgtgatttaaaatgaactaacCTTATAGGATGCACTATCTTTCCTAGTCTAAATAAatgaatgaaagcatggtttcactattcgtatcgagttgggtgggaagtgtttgataaggcttgctcagttgggttttcTTGATTAAGtgtcggtcgcgcctcccgaggttggggcgtgacaaacttggtatcatagcctaaggttttaaagtgtcctaggatgtctcagagccgtgtctggtagagtccttcttatcggtgtgtagtcgaccacatctataagttggaggctacttggggcatttaggaataacacccttctttgatattctggatcgtgcGGTGAAACTGTTTCCCTCTCTAATTAAGTGCGTTGTTTtatctttcagtaaatggcacctaagaagaaagcgagaattggCCAGGAAGCCAATACTAATGCCACTTCAGGAGTGGTTGATGATTCACTGCTTGATACTGCAGGTGAGGGTAGTCGCCCTGCTATCACTCTGCTTGATTCTTCTATTCCAGAGCAGACTACGCCAGTTCCTACACCTACAGAGGGTACCACTATCCCTCCCGTTAATACTCATACCCCGCCTCCATCCCCAGCTTCCGATTCTTGtatttctgatggggatcttaggggagccaTTCAGATGTTGAACCAGCTAGTGGCTTCTTAGGCTAAGAGGTCAAATGTTGCGCCCAGCTCATCCAGATAGCAAGGGGATTCTACTAGTTCCAGGGTGAACAGGtttcttcagttagaccctccaATGTTTATgggtgccaatccagaagaagaccctcggaattttattgatgagatgcacaggaccctcagggttatgcgtgCGACTGAGATAGAGGGGGTAGAGTTGGTTGCCTACCGTCTGAAAGCGGTGGCCTATtcatggtttgagttgtgggaggATTACCGAGAGGAGGGGCGCCCTCCGGCGAGGTGGAGCGAGTTTGATGATGCCTTCATTGATCATTTCTTGCCCGCTGAGAAAAGGGCAGCCCGTGCagcagagtttgaaaatttgaggctAGGTAACAGAAGTGTGTGGGATTACCACATGAAGTTTGCTCGCTTGACCAAGTATGCCATTCATATGTTGCCCACAAAGGAGGCCAGGGTGCGCTGATTTGTTAGAGGCCTTAATTCTTTGACCATTAAAGAGGCTTCTATGGCTGTATTGAATTCTGACATGCATTACGCGAAGATGGTAGCATTTGCCCAGGCTATAGAGAACCGTAAATTGAAGAACAGAATTAAGAGAGAGGGTAACAGCAAGGCCCGGTCTTTGGGCAACATGGGAGAGTCACTAAGTGGGGGAAGATCATCTTTcaggggaggatcatcagggccTTGCCAGTCTATTGCACAGTCTTCATCCAGTGCACCGCCATCAGGGCCCAGCCAGCAGCAGTGGAGTCATTTCAGGCCCGGTCAAGGCAACAAGGGATCCCATCAGCGGGGTCGGTCAGGAGAGAGGTTCCAACAGCAGTAGAGGTCCCCGTGCCCCAGGTGCGGGAAGATGCACTCAGGGATTTGCTACATGGAGTTGCCCGTATGTtatggatgtgggatgaggggtcatattCAGATGCATTGTCGTACGTCCTGCCAAGAAGCAGGTAAGGGCATCGCACAGCCAACCAGCCCAGCAGTTACTATATCTTCAACCCCCTCTCCAGCACGAGGTACCCCAGCACCCGCAGGGTgtggtgcagctaggggtggtgcgcagagttcaggaggacccagccggttctatgctatgagtggaCGCCATACTACAGAGGCTTccccagatgttgttacaggtattctgactgttcaatctcatgatgtgtatgcacttattgaccccgattccaccttgtcctatgttaccccttttgttgctatggaattcGGGAAGGAACCAGAATAGCTTCATGAACCATTGTCGGTGTCTACTCTGGTTAGTGAGTCAATTTTGGCTACTCGAATTTATAGAAGTTGTGTTGTCACGGTGTGCGGTAGGGATACTAGGGCCGATCTTATTGAATTAggaatggtagattttgatgtagtaatgggaatggattggctttattcatgttttgtcaagcttgattgtcggactagaactatgaggcttgaatttcctaatgagcccgCTATTATATGGgagggagataatgtagtgctTAGAGGttggtttatttcctaccttaaggctatgaagatgatcaagaaggggtgtatctatcatttagtttGAGTTACGGACACCGATGACGAGGCGCTTAGCCTTGAGTCTGtaccagttgtgaatgaatttccagatgtctttccagatgagctccATGGGATTCCTCCGCACAGGGAGATTaattttgggatcgatgtgatgGCAGACACgcagcctatatcaattccaccttacagaatggcaccggAAGAACTAAAAAAGCaaaaggaacaattgaaggatttgctagaaaagggtttcatccggccgaGTGTGTCTGCATGGGGcgcaccggtcttgtttgtaagaaagaaatATGGGTCgttgcggatgtgtattgactaccatTAACTCAACAAAGCCACAATAAAAAACAAATACCCTTTGCCAAGAATAGAttacttgtttgatcaattgcaaggtgctaagTGTTTCTCAAAGATTAACTTGCGGTCCGGGTATCATCAATTatagataagggagcaggatattccaaagacgtcTTTCAGAACCcagtatgggcactttgaatttatggtaatgtcttttggaCTAACAAATGCCATGACAGCTTTCAtagatcttatgaatcgagtctccaagccttttctagactcctttgtgatagtattcattgacgatattctcgTGTATTCCCGAAGTCTGGAGGACCACGCTGGCCATCTCAGGGCAGTTTtgcagactcttcagcaacatcaattgtatgcGAAATTTTCaatatgtgaattttggcttgaatctgtcgatgttcttgggtcatgttgtttccagggaaggaattatggttgatcccCAAATGATTGCAGTAGTGAAGAATTgtcctagacctaccactccaacggagattcgtagtttcttgggtttggctgggtactacaggaggtttgtggaggggttttctactcttgcctctccattgactaaattgacgcagaaagcagttaatttccaatggtctgatgcttgtgaaaagagtttccaagaattgaaatcaaggtTGACAATAGCACCGATGATAGCCCTGCCAGAGGGTACAAAGGGATTTgtagtgtattgcgatgcttccagGATCGGGCTCGGGTGCGTGTTAATGCAGCATGACAAGTTAATAGCctacgcttctaggcaactcaagaatcatgaaaagaactatccaactcatgacttagagcttgcgacaatggtgtttgcgctaaagatttggcgacattatctatatggggtccatgtggatataTTCACGGACCACAAGGGCCTTCACTATATTTTcaagaaaaaggagttgaatctgaggtaaagaagatggctagagttactcaaggactatgccATTGATATTCTCTACCACccaggaaaggctaatgttgtggcagatgctcttagtcaaaaatctatgggatgtttggctcatttggaggcatatcagaGGCCGTTAGCCAGGGAGGTTTACCAGTTGGCTTGTTTGGGAGTTTGCCTTGCAGACCCTAATGAAGGAGGGGTAATTGTGCAAAATAGTGCTGAATCATCGCTGGTGGTGGAGGTGAAAGAAAAGCAATACAATGATCCATTGACATCACAACTGAGAGAGGGGATTCACAAACACAAGATCACAGCTTTTTCCCTTGGCaaggatgatggtaccctacggtaccaagactgcctatgtgttcctgatattgacgatcttcgggaaaggatcacggtagaagctcacacttccaagTATTGCGTGTACCCAGGTTCtatgaaaatgtatcatgatctcaagaaaatttattggtggaacaacatgaagaaggatgtggcagactttgtggcaaaatgtcccAATTGttagcaagtgaaggccgaacatcaaaggcccggtggattggctcaaagcatagaaattaaaatatggaaatgggagatgattaacATGGATTTCGTGGTAGGGTTGCCATGCACTCCGTGTAAGTTTGACACAATTTGGAtaatcgtggatcgactcacgaaatcagcgcacttcttgccagttaaagcTACCAACACAGCGGAACAGTATACCCAGttatatatcaaggaaatagtcaaGTTGCGTGgtactccagtctcaatcatttccgatcgaggggctcagttcacagccaaattttggaagaaatttcagcaaaaTTTGGGCACGCAGATAAATcttagcacagcttttcacccccaaaccgatgggcaagcagagcggactattcagattcttaaggatatgttgcgtgcttgtactctcgatttcaaaggtagctggtATGATCATTTTCCTctcatagagtttgcttacaacaacaacttccatgctagtatctagatggcaccatttgaagcattgtatggtaggagatgtaggtctcccattgggtggttcgaggttggagaagcggaATTGATATGGCCGGACCTCGTGCATTAGGCCTTGGAGAAACTCAATATTAtcaaggagaggttgaaaactgctcaaagtcgccaaaagtcttactCGGATGTCCATCatagagatttagagttcaaagaagatgattgggtatttttgaaagtttcccctatgaagggtatcatgcAGTTTGGAAAtaagggaaaattgagtccgaTGTATGTCGGACCATGccgaatcattcagaggattggtctggtggcatacaagctcgaacTTCCACCCGAGATTTCACTAGTACACccagtctttcatgtgtccatgttgagaaaggtagtgggagatccgtccactattgtgccagttaaaaccattgaggttaatgaagagttgtcgtatgaagaagttccagttgccattcttgttAGGCAAGTtaggaaattgagaaataaggaaattacatccgtgaaagtgttatgttggaaccagcaagttgaggaagccacttgggaagccgagattgaaatgaaaaagaagtacccacatttgtttgaatagtcatgtgATAGCTTTTGTGTATTTAGCCCCTATGAACTATCATCTTCTGATTTGATCTATGTAAAGTTGTCCCCTTTTTGGTAATATGTTGCCTATACGGCCATGGTTGATGTTGTACAAGTTATATTATTTCTATGGAATATGTTTATGTTGTTAGGATATGTTTCTGGGACTCTCTGACAGGATAAGGCCTAGGTACAAAGGAAACTCTAtcaaatttttcgaaaattcaGGGAGTTGGCCAAATTTGGAGACTAATAGTATGTAAGCAGAAGGTTGCATAGAGATTGCTAATGAgcgaaccttgatcctcatttgaggacgaatgatcttaagcgggGGAGGATGTGAGACCCCATGAAAAATTTCCACTCTACACCGGAAAGCTCGTAATAGcaattaggatcatgtgttagagatGCGTAAAATTCTGCGGTCgagaaataatgttttccagaa
Coding sequences within:
- the LOC138879894 gene encoding uncharacterized protein — protein: MYVGPCRIIQRIGLVAYKLELPPEISLVHPVFHVSMLRKVVGDPSTIVPVKTIEVNEELSYEEVPVAILVRQVRKLRNKEITSVKVLCWNQQVEEATWEAEIEMKKKYPHLFE